In the genome of Calothrix sp. PCC 6303, the window AAGGACATCAAATAAAATTACATCGTACTCATCAAAAGCATTTAGCTCTTTAAGTAATTTTACGGTCTCACCAACTACATAACCACCACACCCGGCACCAGCAGGAGGACCACCCGCTTCTACACAATCAACACCACCATAACCTTTGTAAATTACGTCTTCAGACCAAACATCTTCGTAGTGATAGTCTTTTTCTTGGAGCGTATCAATAATTGTCGGAATCAAAAACCCAGTCAAAGTAAAGGTGCTGTCGTGCTTAGGATCGCAACCAATTTGCAAAACTTTCTTACCCCGTCTTGCCAAAGCTACTGAGATATTACAGCTAGTTGTGGATTTACCGATACCACCTTTTCCATAAACAGCTAGTTTCACCTTTGTTTGCCTCTTTAAAATAGTTGATTGTCAAACTTTTGGTTGGATGAAAACGGGTATTGGGTATTGGTTTTCCCTCACACCCCACATCCTTGAGGACGCTTGCACCCTTTTTCAAGTTGGATATTTAAGTCTTCGAGTCTAATTGTTGTCATAGATGCCCTAGAAAGGAAAGGGGCTATTTTATTAAGTTGGGCTGATAATGGATGATTTAAAGACTAAAGAAGATTATGGTAGTTTATTAGCGCTTTAAAACTCTAAAAAGTCCTAAAAAACCTTTTTTAAAATTTTTTGCTCATTTTTTTTATAAAATTAGTTGCAATAAACAAAAAAAGTTTACAAATAACATAGATGGCTAAAACAGAACTCTCCATACTGGTTTTGAGTTCAATCAAATGTTGAATTAAAAGCAGTTGGCGATTCAAGAATAAGCTGCGTAGCAGCTAAATCCTATAAATTAAAAAACTATAACCTTTGTGGTGCCCAGAGAAGGGGTTCTGGGGAGATATTCTTTCCGGCAAACTAAGCCCTGCGGACACGCTAGGCGAACGGAGCATCTTGCCCGCTTTAGATATACAAATTAGGCACTTCACAGCTGACTCTAGGGACATGGCTGTTTGCCCTAATTTTAGGGCGATATAAAAGTTGGATCAACCAAAAACAGGAAATTCTCATCAAACTCAAGAGTCTAGGCTCCCTCTCTTGTCTGGGCTGGAAACGCAGCCTTAAAATCTATATTCCTTGGCAAACACAACGAGCAACTTATGCCAAAACTCAAGTTAAATTCCCTTTCTCATCTCATTTCCAGCCAGATGCTACCCCTACCAACACCTCTGTTGTATTCTTTTTCAAATTCTTATTATCTCTAAACCCCAGGAAAGTCACTCAATATCTACACAATCCCATCAAGCCCTGCAAAATCGGTTAATCAGACAAGGAAAATATAAATACTTATTACAATAGACTGAGAATATATATAAACTAGTGGCACGAAGATCAGCCAAAACTCATATCTAGAAGACTTTCTAGGCTCCATCTGGGGAAAGTATTCCCAGAGACTCTACCTAAGTAAAGTCCCCGTCACAAAACTTGCTTGAGACTTCTTTTAACCAAACTTGGGGAATTCCCCACGGCTCTATAGCCTGGGGATGGATAGGCAAGATGGGGTACTTCACTTAATATCTTGATCGAAGAATCGCTGAGAAGCCGACACTCACCTGTTCCCGCTTCGCGTTTCCGAAGGGTAAGGGAGTGTGTGGAGCATGTCACTCTTCCGCACCTGCTTGGATTTCTTGTAAAGACTGCCAACCAGGTTCCCACTGAGAACGATCTTGTAATAAGGTTGCATTTAACCAAAAACGCACTTCTGGATCACAAGACGCAACCATTTCAGCATAAACCCACTTACCTTGATTCTTGCGGTTAATAACTTGAAAATGTCTCCAGCCATCAATTTTTCGCTGTGCTGTCCATTTGGAAGCCAGGAGATAGGGAAATTTCTGTTTTTTGGGCATGATTTCGGCAATTTTCTGTTTCTAAACTTCGTCTATTTTGAGAACCGTAGTTTGTAACTCAAGATTCTGAGTAGGCGTAGCCAGCACTACTGGCTGATGCTAGTGTGGGACAAGCCTATCTGCGTCTAACTTACGTCGTTATGACAAAACTGGACTTTTAATCATGGACGAGGTTTATAACTCAGAAGATAAAACTAAGTTAGACAAACATTTTAACTGTTGACTAACCCTTAGGTATATTTGCTTTCCTAAAAGAGTGCAGCACACTAAAAAAGCGATCAAAGTCAAAACTTACCGGATCAATTCTTTGTCCAGAGCGATCGACACTACGATGAGTGGTGATTCTTTCATCGGGAACTTCACTTTGAGCAATTAGCCAAGCTAAAGAATTATACTGAGCATCTGTATATCCACTGTGGCTCGATACATTTTTATTCCACGCATCTGGGGGAGTTTCTAAAGAAACATGGTAGGCAAAATTATTTACAGATGGTTTGAAATTCCGGCTAGTTTGAACCGTTTCCAAACCATTAGCAGTTTCAAATACCGAGTTGCCTGCACCAAAAGCGCGTTTATCTGGAGGAACCAAGTAAACAACTTGTCCCGATAAGGTAATTAGGGTGTGGTAACTAACTTGTTTTGTTTCGTCGTTCTGATTATTAGTAAATGTATTTACGGCGCTTTGTGCAGAGTTTGAAGTCTCATGAAGGACAATAATTGGTTGGTTGTAAACAGGTACACCATTAATATCGGTAGCAAAGCGTTCTCCGTAGTTACTGGGATCTGCCCACATAACTACGTATTGAGGGGTATAGTTTTTGAAAGCAGAAGTAGTCTTGAATAAGGGTTGTGGCGAGTTCTGAAGTTTTGTTTTGGTGGGAGCGGGTGTTTTTGTTACTTTTGCTTGAGAAGTAATTATTGGTTTTGGCTGATTTTTTTCTGCCTGTTGAACCTCTACCTGGGAAGGGTTCCAAGATTTAATATCGGAAATTAGATTTGATGCTGGTTCCTGACTAGGCTGTACGGTGTCTTTACTACCAAATAGAAGTCCAATTAGGGTAAAAACTACTAGAGAGATTATCAGTAACCTAGTTATCCAGACGCTATCTCGCATTTTCCCCAATTCTTTTGCGAACTACTAGTTTTACTATCTCTTTTTTTATCGTTTCTAGGCAAGTGTTATTGATACTAATTTTGAATACCTCTTGATAGGCGGATTTTCAATCTTTTTTGAAATATTTCTCATGGATGAGATGGACTCTTAATTTTTCGTTACAATTATTCATATATATACATGCAAAGTATTCGAGACTACGCTGTTCTATGTCCGACATCCTGACAAAACTTACTTACCAGACTTTCCAACAAGGTAAAAACTACTTTGCTTTGGGGCACAAAGCTTTAAGTGCAGAGCTAAAGAAGTTGGTATCACCGAGCAAAAGCTCTCTTAAGCCAATCTCCGCTAATCTGCTTCTGAATTTGCAAAACAGATTAAACACCTTGCTAGAAATAGACTGGCAGGATGCTGAAGACGGTGTTTACCCCAAAAGCTTACTATTTGATAATTCTTGGGAAGATTTTTTCCGCTACTACCCGATGGTATGGCTTGATGCTCCTCAAGTTTGGGAACGAAGCCAACAGCAGAAATATCAAGATTTTTCCTCAGAGGTTAATACCGAAGGTTATCCCAGCTACTATCTACAAAATTTCCATAACCAAACCAATGGTTATTTAAGTGATTTGTCGGCAAATCTATATGATTTGCAAGTGGAAATATTATTTGGTGGTTCAACA includes:
- a CDS encoding TIGR02450 family Trp-rich protein, producing MPKKQKFPYLLASKWTAQRKIDGWRHFQVINRKNQGKWVYAEMVASCDPEVRFWLNATLLQDRSQWEPGWQSLQEIQAGAEE
- a CDS encoding N-acetylmuramoyl-L-alanine amidase; the encoded protein is MRDSVWITRLLIISLVVFTLIGLLFGSKDTVQPSQEPASNLISDIKSWNPSQVEVQQAEKNQPKPIITSQAKVTKTPAPTKTKLQNSPQPLFKTTSAFKNYTPQYVVMWADPSNYGERFATDINGVPVYNQPIIVLHETSNSAQSAVNTFTNNQNDETKQVSYHTLITLSGQVVYLVPPDKRAFGAGNSVFETANGLETVQTSRNFKPSVNNFAYHVSLETPPDAWNKNVSSHSGYTDAQYNSLAWLIAQSEVPDERITTHRSVDRSGQRIDPVSFDFDRFFSVLHSFRKANIPKG